GCATGTACTTAGGCGTCTGGCTGTTCGGAAGTATCCACCGCGGCAGTCGTGATCACCATGTCTCGTCCCCTATCTGTGATTCTGTCGCTGGTTCACTCTTGGTTCATGGCGAAGGATTGGCGAATTCAAAGGCCCCAATATCGTCGCCTCTCCCCTGCGGGCGCAGAGTACCCGCAATGTCCGTAGTCACTAGGCTGACGGCAATGCCGGCATCAATCGCCAGACTACCTGGTTGGAGGCGAAAATCGGCCGCTGCCGCATTGACGAACTGCGGGTCGATGCCTACGAGATTGCGGTCAATGACGGAGCCGGTCCCGCTATCCTGAATCTCTGGAGTGCCATTCATGTAGGCAATGTTGTTCTGCACTATAGCTCCGGTACCAGACTCCACTAAGATGCCATAGTCCGTATTATTGTATGTTGTATTGTTGTAGACCTTACTGTTCGTGGGGCTACTAAAGTTGACGCGGATGCCTCCCCTATTACCCCAAACAACATTATTGTACGCGACGTTCCCATCGCCTGAACCGAGGAGGATTCCTCGCCAGCCATTGGTGAAGACCGCGTTGTTTCTCACAATATTACTGTCGGTTCGCCGGTCATACCCATTGTAGAGATGCACGCCGTAGCCTGCGTTGTGGTGGACTGAGCAGTGTTCCACTACATTGTGACTGGACTGGATGTAGAAGCCGTGGTCATAAGAGGTCAGACCATTATGATGGACGTTGAGGTTAATGAATTCATTCCAATCAACACCAACTCCTGCTATTAACACCCCTTGTTTGTGCGCTCCGGCATTGTATAGAGTAGCATTTCGAACTTCACTGTTTTTAATTCGGATATGATGAGCTGAAGTTGTTGGATCACCAGACACCGACCAAGTGATTTTTATAACATCGTAGCCTACATTAGTGCCGTCGAGGATCAGCCCATCAATGATGATGTACTGCTGAGTACCCTGGAAGAGGAGGACAAATTCGGCCCCAGGATCGGGCTTGAGGGTCACGGTGTGGCCTGGCGCGGCGGCCACCGTGACGGGGCTGTCCCAAGACGTCCCTGGCGGGATTGAGTGAATCAGCGCCTCGGCGTAGGTGCCGCTCATGATGTAGAGCGTATCCCCTGGTGTCAGCACGCTGACGCCGTGTGAGATCGTGCGGAAGGGTAGAGCGTCAGTACCGGGGTTCGCGTCGCTGCCGGTGGTGGCGACGTAGTAGGGAAGTCCTGGGCTGTGGGTGGACCATGGTGCGGGCAGTAGGGCGCCGGTTTTTGACCTGCTCAGATGGCCAACTGAGCATCCCCAAAGAACGCCGGCGATAGCAAGCGAAATCCCGACGAGACCAATGTTGCGAAGGCACCTACACATAGGCCTGACCAATTGCCGTTGATGGGGTGACCTGGGTAGTCTTTGGCTTTTACGCGCGCGAGGAGCTGACTTCTCAGACGGTACTCTAGCGCGCCGCTGGTGCGAGA
This DNA window, taken from Candidatus Methylomirabilis limnetica, encodes the following:
- a CDS encoding right-handed parallel beta-helix repeat-containing protein, producing MSGTYAEALIHSIPPGTSWDSPVTVAAAPGHTVTLKPDPGAEFVLLFQGTQQYIIIDGLILDGTNVGYDVIKITWSVSGDPTTSAHHIRIKNSEVRNATLYNAGAHKQGVLIAGVGVDWNEFINLNVHHNGLTSYDHGFYIQSSHNVVEHCSVHHNAGYGVHLYNGYDRRTDSNIVRNNAVFTNGWRGILLGSGDGNVAYNNVVWGNRGGIRVNFSSPTNSKVYNNTTYNNTDYGILVESGTGAIVQNNIAYMNGTPEIQDSGTGSVIDRNLVGIDPQFVNAAAADFRLQPGSLAIDAGIAVSLVTTDIAGTLRPQGRGDDIGAFEFANPSP